Genomic segment of Amphibacillus xylanus NBRC 15112:
ACGGTGTGACAGTTGAGTTAAACAACGGTGCCCATGCCATCGTCGTTAAACAAAATAATAAATTACCTAATCGACCAATTGTACGAGTATTTAGTCATCATGATCAAGTCGTTAAACCATATGACCTAGATCTTGCTAAAGAATTGAATCTAACAGTTGTCGGCTATAAGCTATAAACAATGCCTAAACTATACCCTCCTAGCATATATATAATTTATGTTAGGAGGGATTGTTGTGTGGCGAAGAAACAGACGGTATGTTGGAACAAAAAAAGATATATTTGCGCTAACAACAGTTATTTTTTTCTTAATTGTATTTTTAAGTATAGTCTATGTAAATAATCGTATTAAACCGATATTATTAGAAATTGCTGAAACAAGAAATGAACAGTATGCTAATATGGCAATGGCCGTTGCGATTGGCAATAAAATTAACGATGATTTAGAACTAGGTGAGTTAATTTTATTTCAGTATGATCAAAATGGACGAGTCGTGAGCTATCAAGTTAATTCAGCTCTTGAAGCACAAATTCAACGGAATATTCAAAAACGAGTCGAGCAATTTTTGAAATTACTCGAACGGGGAGCAGTTCCTGATCCAGTCGCTTTAAATGAACTAGATATTACTGATGATGAGATTGACTTAATCCGACAACAAGCGAGCTTAATTGAAATTCCATTAGGTCAAGCGTTCGGTGTACCGCTATTAGCAAACTTAGGACCAAAAATACCTGTTAACTTAGAGGTGATTGGTTTCGTTAATACGAAGGTTGAGACGCTCATTACAGGGATGAAAATTAATAGTATTCATATTGAGCCGATTGTCCATATAAATGTTGAAATTAGAACCGTGATTCCATTCGGCTCTAAAACAGCTACAATCGATCAATCAATTCCAATTGGTAGCGGTGGCTTTAGTGGCGAAGTACCTCTTTATTATAACGCCAATCCGGAAAATGACCTGCCACTTACTATTCCATTACAACCTGTAGAGTAATAGGTAAACGTATCAATTTAGTGTGAATGATATTTGAACCTCTCATGGCTAAAGCCACGAGATTCTTGGGTAGTCCGCTCTACTGAGCAGAATGAGTACATGATGTACCACCAAGCTATCCCCGCAGTTCCTGCGGTTACTGCGATTATGCAGATAGTAGTCTTTTGCCTTCGGCAAGAATATTCAAACTTGCGTTTACATCCCTATCCCATTCACTATAGCAAGAAGGACACTTCCATTGTCGCAAGTTAAGATCTTTAACCTCTTTGTTTTGGTATCCACAACACGAACAGCGTTGAGAGGAAGCGAACGTTTTGCCTACGACAACGACAGTACGTTCATGCCACTTTGCCTTGTATTCAAGCATCGTTCTGAATTGATACCAGGATACTTCGCTAATTGCTTTGGCAAGTTTGTGGTTCTTCATCATGTTAGACACTTGCAAATCTTCAATCGCAATGATGTCGTGGCTTTTGACAATATGCACGGACTTTTCTCGATATAAGAGTTCGGGAAATAAGCAAATATATTTTGTGCAATTTCGTTTAGCTCTCCCGCTTCATTGACACAGTCATCTAAATCGACAGCACAAATGTCATGGCTGACAATAAAGCCTATGCCAGTATAGTCATCCATGACTTTCACCACATCTTCATACGAAGAAAAAGTACTTAAATCATTTGAACTCGCACGACTGCCTGTCCTTGCGTTATATGGTACTTTCATTTTTCTTCTTTCCAGCAACAAAATATATCGTGCTCTTTCATTTCCGCTGGAATACTTTCAATGTCACTCACAGAAAACATACACCTCCTTTGACTTTAATTTGTTTAGCTATTCAATTGTCAAGGAACAATGAGGGAATCTTTCTATCTGTGTGTTTGTCTAATCTGTCTTTTCACTTATGAACCTCTCGACAAGTTTCACAGTTGTAAATATGTCCTTCACCTATATGCGAATAATTTCACCGATTCGAACCCCTTTTTTTAAAAAAAGAAAATCAGTTCTATTTGAATTGACAAAAATAGACGAATATCATATTTTCAAGTGACTGTTTCACGTCTTCGTGATATGATGTTAGATAGGTAGACAGAAGTCGTTCAAGATAAGGAGGAAGTGAAATGGGTGTACGATATGAGAAATTATTTCACTTATTAGATGAACGAAATATGACAACAAGAGAATTAGAAAAACAAGCAGGTTATTCGGGGAATATTACGACACGGATGAGAAGAAATGAATATATTTCACTTGAGAGTATTGAAAAGATATGCAGGACTTTGAATTGTCGTGTCCATGATATTTTAGAATTTGAGAAATAGGAGCGAACAAAATGAATGAATTTAATCGAAACTTACAAACATCAATTAATGTACAAAGACAAGCAAACTTAATCTGGAGTGTTGCGGATATTTTACGCGGACTTTATAAACCTCATGAGTATGGAAAGGTCATTTTACCGATGACAGTGATCAAGCGTTTGCATGATACATTAAAACCAACTCGTGATGCTGTATTAAATGTCGCAAAGAAAACAGAAAATATGAATGAAACTATGCGTAACAAAATGCTAACAAAAGCATCTGGCTATTCTTTCTACAACACAAACCTTTATACATTTGAAACATTGCTTGCAGATCCAGCAAACATTGAAACAAACTTTAGAGCCTATTTAAATGGTTTTTCGGAAAATATGCAGGATATTCTAGCTAACTTTAAATTCGATTTAGAGATTAGTAATCTAGCAGAAAACGATCGCCTCTTTTATGTCATTCAGGAATTTAGTAAAAAAGAAGTTGATCTAGGACCAGACAAGATGACGAGTACAGACATGGGATATGTCTTTGAAGAACTTGTCAGAAAATTCTCAGAAAGTTATAACGAGGAAGCTGGGGCACACTTTACGAGCAGGGATGTTATTTATTTAATGACAGATTTACTCTTAGTTGAAGATCAGGATACTTTAACTGGAAAAGATGTGGTGAAGACAGTTTATGACCAAACGATGGGAACATCACAAATGTTGTCAGCCATGACAGAACGAATTCATGAGATGAATGAAAGTGCAGAAGTTGCAACCTTTGGTCAAGAATTAAACCCTGAAACATACGCAATCGCAAAGGCTGATACGATGATTCGTGGAGGAAATCCAGACAATATGGCATTAGGCAGTACCCTATCAAAAGATGCTTTCGAAGGCTATACTTTTGACTACTGTATTTCTAACCCGCCATTTGGGATTGATTGGAAGAGTGACCAAAATGCTGTAAAGGCTGAACATGAACTTGGTGAAAATGGGCGATTTGGGGTTGGACTACCAAGAATCAGTGATGGGCAATTATTGTTTCAGTTAAACGGGATTTCAAAGTTAAAAGAGACTGGACGAATGGCAATTATTCATAACGGATCGGCATTGTTTTCTGGTAATCCAGGAGCAGGTGAAAGTTTAATTCGACAGTATGTCATTGAAAATGATTGGTTAGAAGCTATTGTACAACTTCCGAATGATTTATTTTATAACACAGGTATTTCGACATACATATGGATTATCACGAAAAACAAAACTCAAGAACGTCAAGGAAAAGTGCAGCTCATTGATGCATCAAAAATGTTTGAAAAGCGTAGGAAGAACATTGGTGAAAAGCGTGTTGATATTTCGGAAGAATGCCGTGACATGATTGTCAAAGCTTATGGAGAGTTTACTAATGATGAATATTACTTAGATGAACGTGTTGTTGAATCGAAAATCTTTGATAATGAAGAATTTGGTTTTACACGTGTCACTGTCGAAAGTCCGCTGAAAGATGAAAACGGAGAAATTGAACGTAAAAAGAATGGGGATCCAAAACCAGATCCAAAACTTCGCGACACAGAGGATATCCCTTTAACAGAAGATATTGATGATTATTTTGAGCGGGAAGTATTACCTTTCAACCCAGATGCCTGGATGGATCGTTCAAAAGACAAGATCGGTTATGAAATTCCCTTTACGAGACTTTTCTATAAGTACACAGCACCAGAACCATCAGAAGTTATTGC
This window contains:
- the yunB gene encoding sporulation protein YunB, which encodes MWRRNRRYVGTKKDIFALTTVIFFLIVFLSIVYVNNRIKPILLEIAETRNEQYANMAMAVAIGNKINDDLELGELILFQYDQNGRVVSYQVNSALEAQIQRNIQKRVEQFLKLLERGAVPDPVALNELDITDDEIDLIRQQASLIEIPLGQAFGVPLLANLGPKIPVNLEVIGFVNTKVETLITGMKINSIHIEPIVHINVEIRTVIPFGSKTATIDQSIPIGSGGFSGEVPLYYNANPENDLPLTIPLQPVE
- a CDS encoding helix-turn-helix domain-containing protein, which produces MGVRYEKLFHLLDERNMTTRELEKQAGYSGNITTRMRRNEYISLESIEKICRTLNCRVHDILEFEK
- a CDS encoding type I restriction-modification system subunit M — its product is MNEFNRNLQTSINVQRQANLIWSVADILRGLYKPHEYGKVILPMTVIKRLHDTLKPTRDAVLNVAKKTENMNETMRNKMLTKASGYSFYNTNLYTFETLLADPANIETNFRAYLNGFSENMQDILANFKFDLEISNLAENDRLFYVIQEFSKKEVDLGPDKMTSTDMGYVFEELVRKFSESYNEEAGAHFTSRDVIYLMTDLLLVEDQDTLTGKDVVKTVYDQTMGTSQMLSAMTERIHEMNESAEVATFGQELNPETYAIAKADTMIRGGNPDNMALGSTLSKDAFEGYTFDYCISNPPFGIDWKSDQNAVKAEHELGENGRFGVGLPRISDGQLLFQLNGISKLKETGRMAIIHNGSALFSGNPGAGESLIRQYVIENDWLEAIVQLPNDLFYNTGISTYIWIITKNKTQERQGKVQLIDASKMFEKRRKNIGEKRVDISEECRDMIVKAYGEFTNDEYYLDERVVESKIFDNEEFGFTRVTVESPLKDENGEIERKKNGDPKPDPKLRDTEDIPLTEDIDDYFEREVLPFNPDAWMDRSKDKIGYEIPFTRLFYKYTAPEPSEVIAERIKKLEESIVANFQALSGKDVENVD